A single genomic interval of Sinorhizobium garamanticum harbors:
- a CDS encoding Dabb family protein produces the protein MIRHCVFIRFRPDVTNAEKAAIFAEIAALKDRLPGFLVAHIGANVSPEIAMDKGYAEGFIVDFADAAARDAYLDDAEHQKTGAKIVAAAQGGVQGVFVYDLEIPD, from the coding sequence ATGATCCGACACTGCGTTTTCATCCGATTCCGTCCGGACGTGACGAATGCCGAGAAGGCGGCGATTTTCGCCGAGATTGCGGCGCTGAAGGACCGCCTCCCGGGGTTCCTCGTTGCGCATATCGGCGCAAATGTCAGCCCGGAGATCGCAATGGACAAGGGCTACGCCGAAGGCTTCATCGTCGATTTCGCCGATGCGGCGGCGCGCGACGCCTATCTCGACGACGCAGAACATCAAAAGACCGGCGCAAAAATCGTTGCGGCGGCGCAAGGTGGCGTCCAAGGTGTCTTCGTCTACGACCTCGAAATCCCGGACTGA
- a CDS encoding 3-ketoacyl-ACP reductase yields MTEKARPVAIVTGGRRGIGLGIARALASAGFDIAITGIGDAAGVAPVLAELGCFGARAIFLQADLADLATHQETVDAVTEAFGRIDCLVNNAGIASVVRGDFLDLRPENFDTIVGINLRGTVFFTQAVLKAMLGTKAVGPRSVVNITSVSAAMTSPERLDYCMSKAGLAAFSQGLALRLAETGISVFEVRPGIIRSDMTATVSGKYDALIADGLVPMRRWGEPDDIGKIVAGLAGGQFSFATGSIIQADGGLSISRL; encoded by the coding sequence ATGACGGAGAAAGCACGTCCCGTCGCGATCGTCACCGGCGGCCGGCGCGGCATCGGGCTTGGCATTGCCCGGGCGCTGGCGTCAGCCGGTTTCGATATCGCCATTACAGGCATCGGTGATGCCGCTGGCGTCGCGCCGGTGCTCGCCGAACTCGGCTGTTTCGGTGCCCGTGCGATCTTTCTTCAGGCCGATCTTGCCGACCTCGCCACCCACCAGGAAACCGTCGACGCGGTAACCGAGGCGTTCGGCAGGATCGATTGCCTCGTCAACAATGCCGGAATTGCTTCCGTCGTGCGCGGCGATTTCCTCGATTTGAGGCCTGAGAATTTCGACACGATCGTCGGCATCAACCTGCGCGGCACGGTTTTCTTCACCCAGGCAGTGTTGAAGGCGATGCTCGGGACAAAGGCGGTCGGCCCGCGGTCCGTCGTCAACATCACCTCGGTCTCGGCGGCGATGACCTCGCCGGAGCGGCTCGACTATTGCATGAGCAAGGCGGGACTTGCCGCCTTCAGCCAGGGTCTGGCCCTGAGATTGGCCGAGACCGGTATCTCGGTCTTCGAAGTTCGACCCGGCATTATTCGTTCGGACATGACCGCAACCGTTTCCGGCAAATACGACGCGTTGATTGCGGATGGGCTGGTGCCGATGCGGCGGTGGGGAGAGCCCGACGACATCGGCAAGATCGTCGCCGGGCTCGCCGGCGGGCAGTTCAGTTTCGCCACAGGCTCGATCATCCAGGCCGATGGGGGACTGTCGATCAGCCGTCTTTGA
- a CDS encoding ABC transporter ATP-binding protein codes for MSFLKISNLRKSYGSLEILKDINIEIERGGFLVLVGPSGCGKSTLLNTIAGLEPITSGDIAINGRSVSGLHPSKRDIAMVFQSYALYPNMTVAGNIAFGMEIRGVPKEERQKAIKQVADMLQIGHLLERKPSQLSGGQRQRVAMGRALVRNPQVFLFDEPLSNLDAKLRVDMRTEIKRLHSRMKTTIVYVTHDQIEAMTLATKIAVLRDGVLQQFGTPAEIYNNPANMFVADFMGSPAMNLLKARIETAGTDVAVTLERPNGEPLKLAVPHNGKLSAYAGKEVVFGIRPEALTDPDGADRNAKHLAEGDCLIEVVEPAGSDTFAVTRLGGKEIVARLRADARIAPGQTSRLAFNLDKAVFFDPESQMRIA; via the coding sequence TCGAGATCGAAAGGGGCGGGTTTCTCGTGCTCGTCGGCCCGTCCGGCTGCGGCAAGTCGACCCTCCTGAACACGATCGCGGGCCTGGAGCCGATCACCTCGGGCGACATCGCCATCAACGGCCGGTCCGTCTCGGGACTGCACCCGTCGAAGCGCGACATCGCCATGGTGTTCCAGTCTTACGCGCTCTACCCGAACATGACGGTCGCCGGAAACATCGCCTTCGGCATGGAGATCCGCGGCGTACCGAAGGAGGAGCGCCAGAAGGCGATCAAGCAGGTCGCCGATATGCTGCAGATCGGCCATCTGCTCGAACGCAAGCCGAGCCAGCTTTCCGGCGGCCAGCGCCAGCGCGTCGCCATGGGTCGCGCGCTGGTGCGCAATCCGCAGGTCTTCCTCTTCGACGAGCCGCTGTCGAACCTCGACGCGAAGCTCCGCGTCGACATGCGCACCGAGATCAAGCGCCTGCACAGCCGCATGAAGACGACGATCGTCTACGTGACGCACGACCAGATCGAGGCGATGACGCTCGCCACGAAGATCGCTGTCCTGCGTGACGGCGTGCTGCAGCAGTTCGGAACGCCGGCCGAAATCTACAACAACCCCGCCAACATGTTCGTTGCCGATTTCATGGGATCGCCGGCGATGAACCTGTTGAAGGCCCGGATCGAGACCGCTGGAACGGACGTCGCGGTGACGCTGGAGCGGCCGAACGGCGAGCCCTTGAAGCTTGCCGTGCCCCATAACGGCAAGCTTTCCGCCTATGCCGGCAAGGAAGTGGTGTTCGGCATTCGTCCGGAAGCCCTGACCGATCCCGATGGCGCCGACCGCAATGCCAAGCACCTCGCGGAAGGCGATTGCCTGATCGAAGTGGTGGAACCAGCCGGCTCGGATACCTTTGCGGTGACGCGCCTTGGCGGCAAGGAGATCGTCGCCCGGCTGCGCGCCGACGCACGCATCGCCCCCGGCCAGACCTCGCGGCTCGCCTTCAATCTCGACAAGGCGGTGTTCTTCGATCCCGAGAGCCAGATGCGGATCGCATGA
- a CDS encoding GMC oxidoreductase, with protein sequence MASQPDIVIVGSGIGGATVAAGLAPSGAEILILEAGVHIEDRPENRDQRAIFQRGHFRPKETWYETDGKGFNPGNYYNVGGNSKFYGAVLTRYRREDFEEMQHLDGVSPAWPFPYEELEPWYSKAEALYQVRGRLGEDPTEPAHSNDYAYGPVPDEPAVAKVRKRLAEIGLHPYSLPLGVDLERWLAKGETPWDAHPNSFDGKMDAETAALTAALEYPNVRLQTGSRVTRLATAPDGKAIETVHYIKDGAEHSVSPKLVILAAGAVQSAVLLLRSADDRNPAGLANRSDQVGRNFMNHNSSAVIALSPWYRNDSVYQKTFGLNDFYLSDGGGGPPLGNIQLLGRVSGAILKANMPAVPEWLLNQISARGIDFYAMSEDLPSPDSRVMVDGDRIVLQWVRTNWQAHLDLVAKLKAVLRKAGFPVVLARAFDKRTPSHQCGTVRIGKDPNEAPLDVYCRTFDHPNLFVVDAGFLPTSAAVNPALTVAAQALRVADHIVKEDLRS encoded by the coding sequence ATGGCGAGCCAACCGGATATCGTCATCGTCGGATCGGGAATCGGCGGCGCGACCGTAGCGGCGGGCCTCGCCCCGTCGGGCGCCGAGATCCTGATCCTCGAGGCAGGCGTTCACATTGAGGACCGTCCGGAAAACCGGGATCAGCGAGCGATCTTCCAGCGCGGCCATTTCCGGCCGAAAGAGACCTGGTACGAAACGGACGGCAAGGGCTTCAATCCCGGCAACTACTACAATGTCGGAGGCAACTCGAAATTCTACGGCGCGGTGCTGACCCGGTACCGCCGTGAGGATTTCGAGGAGATGCAGCATCTCGATGGCGTTTCGCCGGCGTGGCCGTTTCCTTACGAGGAGCTGGAGCCGTGGTATTCCAAGGCGGAAGCGCTCTATCAGGTGCGCGGACGCCTTGGCGAAGACCCGACCGAGCCTGCCCACTCGAACGACTACGCCTACGGCCCCGTCCCGGACGAGCCGGCGGTTGCCAAGGTTCGCAAGCGTCTGGCAGAGATCGGGCTCCACCCCTATTCGCTGCCGCTCGGCGTTGATCTCGAGCGCTGGCTTGCCAAGGGCGAGACTCCGTGGGACGCGCATCCGAACAGCTTCGACGGCAAGATGGACGCCGAAACGGCGGCGCTGACCGCGGCGCTCGAATATCCGAATGTGCGGCTGCAAACCGGTTCGCGCGTGACGCGGCTTGCGACCGCGCCCGACGGCAAGGCGATCGAGACCGTTCACTATATCAAGGACGGGGCGGAGCACAGCGTGTCGCCGAAGCTGGTCATCCTCGCGGCTGGGGCCGTTCAATCGGCTGTCCTGCTGTTGCGCTCGGCCGACGACCGCAATCCGGCAGGGCTCGCGAACCGATCCGACCAGGTGGGCCGCAATTTCATGAACCACAATTCGAGTGCGGTGATTGCGCTCAGCCCTTGGTACCGCAACGATTCTGTCTACCAGAAAACTTTCGGGCTCAATGATTTCTATCTCTCGGACGGGGGGGGCGGGCCGCCGCTCGGCAACATCCAGCTTCTCGGCCGGGTATCGGGCGCGATCCTGAAGGCGAACATGCCGGCCGTGCCGGAATGGCTGCTGAACCAGATCTCAGCCCGCGGCATAGACTTCTACGCCATGAGCGAGGATCTGCCTTCGCCAGACAGCCGAGTCATGGTCGACGGCGATCGCATTGTGCTTCAATGGGTGCGCACCAACTGGCAGGCCCATCTCGATCTCGTCGCCAAGTTGAAGGCGGTGCTGCGAAAGGCCGGCTTTCCGGTCGTGCTGGCGCGCGCTTTCGACAAGCGGACGCCGTCGCACCAGTGCGGCACCGTCAGGATCGGCAAGGACCCCAATGAGGCGCCGCTCGATGTCTATTGCCGGACCTTCGATCATCCGAACCTTTTCGTCGTCGACGCCGGCTTCCTGCCGACCTCGGCAGCGGTAAACCCGGCGCTGACGGTTGCGGCGCAGGCGCTGCGCGTCGCGGATCACATCGTTAAAGAGGATCTCCGGTCATGA
- a CDS encoding glycerate kinase type-2 family protein: MASIEPRSFLISLFEAAVVAADPYAAIRAHLPERPKGRTIVVGAGKAASQMAAAFERLWDGPFEGAVVARHGPVERCERIKVLQSAHPVPDEAGLVASSALLKLVEGLTADDLVIALVSGGGSALLPAPPAGLTLADEIAVNKALLASGAPISAMNVVRKHVSRIKGGRLALAASPARVVSLVVSDVPGDNPAFVASGPTVPDWSSLEEAREIVARYGMSLPERVMAHLASDAARAPGPDDPAFAGNEVHVIASASVSLEAAAARAREIGVEAAILSDAIEGEARDIGRMHAALAREVALRNRPFEKPVVLLSGGETTVTISGNNYGKGGRNSEFLLSLALDIDGVPGIDALAADTDGIDGSEDNAGAFADGASVARMRAAGVDPRAHLARHDAWSAFAASGDLFVPGPTGTNVNDFRAILMR, translated from the coding sequence ATGGCATCGATCGAGCCACGCTCCTTCCTGATCTCCCTCTTCGAGGCTGCCGTAGTGGCGGCCGATCCTTACGCCGCCATCCGTGCCCACCTGCCCGAGAGGCCGAAGGGGCGCACGATCGTCGTCGGCGCCGGCAAGGCCGCCAGCCAGATGGCGGCCGCCTTCGAACGGCTCTGGGACGGCCCATTCGAAGGCGCCGTGGTCGCCCGCCACGGGCCGGTCGAAAGGTGCGAGCGGATTAAGGTGCTGCAATCGGCCCATCCGGTGCCTGATGAGGCCGGGCTCGTCGCCTCGTCCGCGCTCCTCAAGCTGGTCGAAGGCTTGACGGCGGACGATCTGGTGATCGCGCTCGTCTCCGGTGGCGGCTCGGCGCTGCTACCGGCGCCGCCCGCTGGCCTGACGCTCGCGGACGAGATCGCCGTCAACAAGGCACTGCTTGCCTCCGGCGCGCCGATCTCGGCGATGAATGTCGTCAGAAAACATGTGTCGCGCATCAAGGGCGGCCGGCTGGCGCTTGCCGCGTCTCCCGCCCGCGTCGTCAGCCTCGTCGTCTCGGATGTGCCGGGTGACAATCCCGCCTTCGTTGCCTCTGGCCCGACAGTGCCGGATTGGTCGAGCCTTGAGGAGGCGCGGGAGATCGTCGCGCGCTATGGCATGAGCTTGCCCGAGCGCGTGATGGCGCATCTCGCATCGGATGCTGCGCGCGCTCCGGGTCCCGACGACCCTGCCTTTGCCGGCAACGAGGTCCACGTGATCGCCTCGGCGAGTGTTTCATTGGAGGCTGCGGCTGCTCGGGCGCGGGAAATCGGCGTCGAGGCCGCAATCCTGTCGGACGCGATCGAAGGCGAGGCGCGCGACATCGGCCGCATGCATGCGGCGCTCGCCCGTGAGGTGGCGTTGCGAAATCGACCCTTCGAAAAGCCTGTCGTACTGCTCTCCGGCGGCGAGACGACCGTGACGATTTCCGGAAACAACTACGGCAAGGGCGGACGCAACAGCGAGTTCCTCTTGTCGCTGGCGCTCGACATCGATGGCGTTCCCGGCATCGATGCGCTTGCCGCCGATACGGACGGCATCGACGGCTCGGAAGACAATGCCGGTGCCTTTGCCGACGGAGCGAGTGTCGCCCGCATGCGCGCGGCAGGTGTCGATCCGCGCGCCCATCTCGCCCGCCACGATGCCTGGTCGGCTTTTGCGGCGAGCGGTGACCTCTTCGTGCCCGGCCCGACCGGGACGAATGTCAATGATTTTCGGGCGATATTGATGCGCTGA
- a CDS encoding GMC family oxidoreductase, whose protein sequence is MTYDYIITGAGPAGCVLANRLSEDPTVKVLLLEAGGGDWNPLFHMPAGFARMTKGVASWGWHTVPQKHMKGRVLRYTQAKVIGGGSSINAQLYTRGNAVDYDLWAREDGCTGWDYRSVLPYFKRAEDNQRFADDYHSYGGPLGVSMPVSALPICDAYIRAGQELGIPYNHDFNGKQQAGVGFYQLTQRNRRRSSASLAYLSPIKDRRNLTVRTGARVARIVLEGSRAVGVEVVTAKGSETIRADREVLISSGAIGSPKLLLQSGIGPADHLRAVGVEVRHDLPGVGGNLQDHLDLFVISECTGDHTYDNVAKLHRTLWAGLQYVLFRSGPVASSLFETGGFWYADPHARSPDIQFHLGLGSGIEAGVARLKNAGVTLNSAYLHPRSRGTVRLSSSDPAAAPLIDPNYWEDPHDRKMSLEGLRIAREIMQQPALKPYVLAERLPGNDIRTEEQLFEYGCANAKTDHHPVGTCKMGTDQMAVVDLELKVRGLDGLRVCDSSVMPRVPSCNTNGPTIMVGEKGADIIRGLPALPPAIFQHERNDTRPRARAEVR, encoded by the coding sequence ATGACATACGACTACATCATCACCGGCGCCGGCCCCGCAGGCTGTGTTCTTGCCAACCGGCTGAGCGAGGATCCGACGGTCAAAGTGCTTCTGCTCGAAGCTGGCGGCGGTGACTGGAATCCGCTGTTCCACATGCCGGCCGGCTTCGCCAGGATGACCAAGGGCGTTGCGAGCTGGGGCTGGCACACGGTGCCGCAGAAGCACATGAAGGGCAGGGTTCTGCGCTACACCCAGGCGAAGGTGATCGGCGGCGGCTCATCGATCAATGCGCAGCTCTATACCCGCGGCAACGCCGTCGACTACGATCTCTGGGCGCGCGAAGACGGTTGCACCGGCTGGGACTATCGAAGCGTGCTGCCCTATTTCAAGCGGGCCGAGGACAACCAGCGCTTTGCCGACGATTATCATTCCTATGGCGGGCCGCTCGGCGTTTCGATGCCGGTCTCGGCGCTGCCAATCTGCGACGCCTATATCCGCGCCGGCCAGGAGCTTGGCATTCCCTACAATCACGACTTCAACGGCAAGCAACAGGCGGGCGTCGGCTTCTATCAGCTGACGCAGCGCAACCGCCGCCGCTCTTCCGCCTCGCTTGCCTATCTCTCGCCGATCAAGGACCGGCGGAACCTGACGGTGCGCACCGGCGCCCGCGTCGCCCGCATCGTGCTCGAAGGCAGCCGAGCGGTCGGCGTCGAGGTGGTGACGGCCAAGGGGAGCGAGACAATCCGCGCGGACCGCGAGGTGCTCATCTCTTCGGGCGCGATCGGATCGCCGAAGCTTCTGCTGCAATCGGGTATCGGCCCGGCCGACCACCTGCGCGCGGTCGGCGTCGAGGTTCGCCACGATCTCCCGGGCGTCGGCGGCAATCTTCAGGACCACCTCGATCTCTTCGTCATATCGGAATGCACCGGCGATCACACCTATGACAACGTCGCCAAGCTGCACCGCACGCTCTGGGCGGGCCTGCAATACGTGCTCTTCCGCAGCGGCCCGGTCGCCTCGTCGCTCTTCGAGACCGGCGGCTTCTGGTATGCCGATCCGCATGCACGCTCGCCGGACATCCAGTTCCATCTCGGTCTCGGCTCCGGCATCGAGGCCGGCGTCGCGCGCCTCAAGAATGCCGGGGTGACGCTGAACTCCGCCTATCTGCATCCCCGCTCGCGCGGCACTGTCCGGCTTTCCTCTTCCGATCCGGCCGCCGCTCCGCTCATCGACCCGAACTACTGGGAGGATCCGCACGATCGCAAGATGTCGCTCGAAGGCCTGCGGATCGCGCGCGAAATCATGCAGCAGCCGGCGCTCAAGCCCTATGTGCTCGCTGAACGTTTGCCGGGTAACGATATCCGGACGGAAGAGCAGCTCTTCGAATATGGCTGCGCCAACGCCAAGACCGATCATCATCCCGTCGGCACCTGCAAGATGGGCACGGATCAGATGGCTGTGGTCGATCTGGAGCTCAAGGTGCGTGGGCTCGACGGCTTGCGGGTCTGCGACAGTTCGGTGATGCCGCGCGTGCCGTCCTGCAACACCAACGGACCGACGATCATGGTGGGCGAGAAGGGGGCTGACATCATCCGCGGCCTGCCGGCGCTACCGCCCGCGATCTTCCAGCACGAGCGCAACGACACGCGCCCGCGCGCCCGCGCCGAGGTTCGCTGA